A window from Pongo abelii isolate AG06213 chromosome 6, NHGRI_mPonAbe1-v2.0_pri, whole genome shotgun sequence encodes these proteins:
- the LOC134761807 gene encoding uncharacterized protein LOC134761807 — MLARLASNSRHEVTHPPAPSLPKCWDSRREPPWPAGTPVLTLPGCKPCEWPLWRLDSAGRRGGGGDSRCSAWLWAQVAGASGSPGRVQLLSRFLCLHRVPPSPASPRTARPTHEQLRGRAGTRWRRPWVRSAGKRGALPALSEGAGQGRPLGREPAAAAVPQRLDLGPAQLQTSWDSVGGRAAPLGAAAKSPHAIAEPRLQLRRSGTAAGAAGTVSPGGQGARRKGRGAHGVGAGTPPTSTGPRVGKVGSRADRDEQGLACLISNTP; from the coding sequence atgttggccaggctggcctccaactcccgaCATGAGGTGacccacccccccgcccccagcctcccaaagtgctgggattccaggcgtgagcccccgtggcCGGCCGGCACCCCGGTTCTGACGTTGCCTGGCTGCAAACCCTGTGAGTGGCCCCTTTGGAGACTGGACTCCGCAGGTCGTCGGGGTGGAGGAGGCGACTCCAGATGCTCCGCTTGGCTGTGGGCACAGGTGGCGGGGGCGTCCGGTTCTCCCGGCCGCGTTCAGCTTCTCTCGCGTTTCCTGTGCCTGCACCGTGTCCCTCCGAGCCCGGCGAGTCCCAGGACAGCACGGCCCACGCACGAGCAGCTGCGGGGAAGGGCGGGGACGCGATGGAGGCGGCCGTGGGTGCGGAGTGCAGGGAAGCGGGGCGCACTCCCTGCGCTGTCGGAGGGGGCCGGGCAGGGGCGACCTCTGGGCCGCGAACCTGCGGCCGCTGCTGTTCCCCAACGCCTCGATTTGGGGCCTGCTCAGCTGCAGACGAGCTGGGACTCCGTTGGCGGCCGTGCCGCGCCCCTGGGAGCTGCCGCGAAGAGCCCACACGCCATCGCCGAACCCCGACTCCAGCTCAGAAGATCCGGCACAGCCGCGGGGGCGGCGGGCACAGTCTCCCCAGGAGGCCAAGGAGCTCGCAGGAAAGGACGCGGCGCACACGGGGTTGGGGCGGGGACCCCTCCGACCTCCACGGGGCCAAGGGTGGGGAAGGTGGGAAGCCGCGCTGATCGGGACGAGCAGGGACTCGCCTGTTTAATTTCAAACACGCCTTGA